In Rosa chinensis cultivar Old Blush chromosome 1, RchiOBHm-V2, whole genome shotgun sequence, a genomic segment contains:
- the LOC112170403 gene encoding WAT1-related protein At2g39510, protein MFMGLIRQTKLVLAVILVQLGYAGLSIISVFALKKGMSPYTFIVYRMAIATIVLAPFAFILERNSRPPMTWSITGKIMLLSLFDPVLDQNLYYMGMKNSSATFTSAMCNMLPAFAFCLAWIFRFEKVSLKKLHSIAKVMGTIITVGGAIVLTLVRGPSLCLPWAIEEQIDPHQSAQCYSGQADLVKGALFITGACFCWSWFVILQAITLRSYPCQLSLTAMICFWGMVEGAILAFVVERGHSGVWSIQFNIKLVAAFYGAMQSGVAYYVMGMVVKEKGPVFYSAFNPLATVMVAILGSFVLAEQLYLGSVIGAAVIIIGLYLVLWGKAKDQSPPSQSCMIDEVAPLTQRLIDDQQC, encoded by the exons ATGTTTATGGGGTTGATCCGCCAGACAAAGCTTGTGTTAGCAGTGATTTTGGTGCAGCTTGGGTATGCTGGGCTTTCGATAATCTCTGTGTTTGCCCTAAAGAAGGGAATGAGTCCTTACACATTCATCGTGTACCGAATGGCCATTGCCACTATTGTTCTAGCTCCATTTGCATTCATTTTGGAGAGGAATTCAAGACCTCCGATGACTTGGTCCATCACTGGAAAGATAATGTTGCTGAGCCTTTTCGA CCCTGTGCTTGACCAGAACCTCTACTACATGGGAATGAAGAATTCGAGTGCAACGTTCACTTCTGCAATGTGCAATATGCTGCCTGCTTTTGCATTTTGTCTAGCCTGGATTTTTAG GTTTGAGAAGGTTAGCCTTAAGAAACTGCACAGCATAGCGAAGGTCATGGGGACGATCATCACAGTTGGGGGAGCAATAGTCTTGACTCTAGTTAGAGGTCCCTCATTGTGTCTACCATGGGCCATTGAAGAACAAATTGATCCTCATCAATCTGCGCAATGCTATTCGGGTCAGGCAGACCTCGTGAAAGGAGCTCTATTTATCACAGGAGCTTGTTTCTGCTGGTCTTGGTTTGTCATTTTGCAA GCGATTACCTTAAGATCCTACCCTTGTCAGCTCTCTCTCACAGCAATGATATGCTTTTGGGGTATGGTGGAAGGAGCAATACTGGCTTTTGTAGTTGAAAGGGGACATAGTGGAGTCTGGTCCATACAATTCAACATCAAACTTGTAGCAGCATTTTATGGG GCAATGCAATCTGGTGTTGCTTATTATGTGATGGGAATGGTAGTGAAGGAAAAGGGACCTGTTTTTTACTCGGCTTTTAATCCCTTGGCCACAGTAATGGTTGCAATCCTGGGTTCCTTTGTTTTAGCAGAACAATTGTACCTTGGGAG TGTTATTGGAGCAGCTGTAATCATCATTGGTCTGTATCTCGTTCTTTGGGGAAAAGCAAAGGACCAGTCTCCTCCATCACAGAGCTGCATGATCGATGAAGTAGCACCACTAACACAAAGATTAATAGATGATCAACAATGTTAA
- the LOC112182637 gene encoding uncharacterized protein LOC112182637, protein MSFQPKSFWIPRDASCLNDGEMGCDNSSRVESKRGHPWYMDANGPDLFNNKKQAMEAVDGRPASRAPNLAVAPWDNTSGFQTVPGQFTDRLFGQEPGRTVNLVDRNIQSLGSGTINFGRKGFQNQYGSDQSVDLSMSHTIEDPSSCLSFGGIRKVKVNEVKDSENAVSASMGHSYRRGDNNTISMRTTYTKSDENIISLSPPYNADENAISLATTFNKADDNFISVGHTFGKGDDTFISMAHNYSKGDTRMLSMGQPFEKENGSFMSIGQSYEKGDGSFISLGNSYNKVNENFISMGPVYGRGDDNLISVAPTYDKHADNTISMGLTYDKADSNILPMGPPYDKSDRDLPMSHSYNKNESNTISFGGFHDESETNPSGGIISSCGLLTCNQNTTAHASEESGVRGSDHPVETKMDAHVDDTVKVDSKTVNIPRVKEPKTKKAPPNNFPSNVKSLLSTGMFDGIPVKYSSWSREKNLDGIIKGTGYLCSCADCNHSKPLNAYDFERHAGAKTKHPNNHIYFENGKTIYAVVQELKNTPQDMLFDAIQNVTGSQINQKNFRVWKASFQAASRELQRIYGNEVAIPS, encoded by the exons ATG TCTTTCCAACCCAAAAGCTTTTGGATTCCAAGAGATGCTAGCTGTCTAAATGATGGAGAGATGGGCTGTGATAATTCTTCCAGGGTAGAATCAAAGCGTGGTCACCCATGGTATATGGATGCCAATGGACCAGATCTGTTCAACAACAAGAAGCAAGCAATGGAGGCTGTTGATGGCAGGCCAGCGTCAAGAGCTCCAAACTTGGCCGTTGCCCCGTGGGATAACACTTCTGGGTTTCAGACAGTTCCAGGGCAGTTCACTGACCGCCTTTTTGGACAAGAGCCTGGACGGACAGTTAACTTAGTTGATAGAAACATTCAGTCTCTTGGCAGTGGAACTATaaattttggaagaaaaggGTTTCAGAATCAATATGGCAGTGATCAGTCAGTGGATTTGTCAATGTCCCACACCATCGAAGATCCTTCATCATGTCTCAGTTTTGGTGGAATCAGAAAAGTGAAAGTCAATGAAGTTAAGGACTCTGAAAATGCCGTGTCTGCATCTATGGGGCACTCCTACAGAAGGGGAGACAATAATACAATTTCAATGCGTACTACCTATACCAAGAGTGATGAAAACATCATTTCATTAAGTCCACCTTACAATGCTGACGAGAATGCTATCTCATTAGCGACTACTTTTAATAAGGCAGATGACAATTTCATCTCAGTTGGTCATACTTTTGGCAAGGGAGATGACACTTTCATATCGATGGCTCATAATTACAGCAAGGGTGACACTCGTATGTTATCAATGGGTCAGCCCTTTGAGAAGGAGAATGGAAGTTTTATGTCAATTGGTCAGTCATATGAAAAGGGAGATGGCAGTTTCATATCATTAGGTAACTCGTACAACAAAGTGAATGAGAATTTCATTTCTATGGGTCCAGTATATGGTAGAGGAGACGATAATTTGATCTCAGTGGCTCCGACCTATGATAAGCATGCTGATAACACCATATCAATGGGTCTGACCTATGACAAGGCTGATTCGAATATTTTGCCAATGGGTCCTCCTTATGATAAATCAGATAGAGATCTACCTATGAGTCACAGTTACAATAAGAATGAGAGCAATACCATATCCTTTGGTGGTTTCCATGATGAATCTGAGACAAACCCTTCTGGTGGGATCATCAGTAGCTGTGGTTTGTTGACTTGTAATCAGAACACAACAGCTCACGCATCGGAAGAATCTGGTGTGAGAGGTTCTGATCATCCTGTTGAGACGAAGATGGATGCACATGTAGATGACACTGTGAAAGTTGACTCCAAAACTGTTAATATTCCCAGAGTAAAAGAGCCAAAGACTAAGAAAGCTCCTCCAAACAACTTTCCTTCGAATGTCAAAAGTTTGTTGTCAACTGGTATGTTTGATGGTATTCCTGTGAAGTATTCTTCCTGGTCACGGGAG aaaaacctagATGGAATTATCAAAGGGACTGGGTATCTATGCTCTTGTGCTGACTGCAATCACTCAAAG CCTCTTAATGCTTATGACTTTGAGCGCCATGCTGGTGCCAAGACCAAACATCCCAATAATCACATCTACTTTGAGAATGGAAAGACCATCTATGCAGTAGTTCAAGAGCTGAAGAACACTCCTCAGGACATGCTCTTTGATGCCATCCAAAATGTGACAGGGTCTCAGATTAATCAGAAGAACTTCCGCGTCTGGAAAG CATCATTCCAAGCCGCCAGCCGTGAACTTCAGCGTATCTATGGAAATGAAGTTGCTATACCATCTTGA